A genomic stretch from Aedes albopictus strain Foshan chromosome 2, AalbF5, whole genome shotgun sequence includes:
- the LOC109410018 gene encoding MOB kinase activator-like 4: protein MKMADGSTILRRNRPGTKAKDFSNWPDEPFEEMDSTLAVQQYIQQMIKKDPSNVEQILTMPDGQDEGVWKYEHLRQFCMELNGLAVRLQTQCFPATCTQMTATEQWIFLCAAHKTPKECPAIDYTRHTLDGAACLLNSNKYFPSRVSIKDSSVAKLGSVCRRVYRIFSHAYYHHRRIFNEFEEETYLCLRFTHFVTKYSLMSKENLIVPIPEGELTPGESEA from the exons GATTTTTCAAACTGGCCCGATGAACCGTTCGAAGAGATGGACAGCACTCTTGCAGTGCAGCAGTACATACAGCAGATGATCAAGAAGGATCCATCCAATGTGGAGCAAATTTTGACGATGCCTGATGGGCAAGATGAAGGCGTATGGAAGTACGAACATCTCAG ACAATTCTGTATGGAATTGAACGGTTTGGCGGTGCGGCTACAGACGCAGTGTTTTCCTGCCACCTGCACCCAGATGACGGCGACCGAGCAGTGGATCTTCCTGTGCGCGGCGCATAAAACGCCAAAAGAATGCCCGGCGATCGACTACACACGTCACACGCTGGACGGGGCCGCTTGCCTTCTCAATAGCAATAAATATTTTCCCAGCag GGTGTCAATCAAGGATTCATCAGTGGCGAAGCTCGGATCCGTTTGTCGGCGGGTCTATCGAATTTTCTCGCATGCGTACTACCACCACCGGCGAATATTTAACGAGTTCGAAGAGGAAACGTATCTGTGTTTGCGGTTCACTCACTTTGTCACCAAGTACTCTCTGATGTCGAAAGAAAATCTGATTGTTCCGATTCCGGAGGGAGAACTGACGCCCGGCGAAAGCGAGGCTtaa